The following proteins come from a genomic window of Candidatus Methanoperedens sp.:
- a CDS encoding methyltransferase domain-containing protein, translating into MNNKNACKESICPVCRSSNTDVFLKIPDVPVHCNLLWETSDDALNAPRSDIILMFCEDCEHIFNCAFDPRLMEYTQQYENSLHFSQIFQGYAKELADRLTETYNLHGKSIIEIGCGKGDFLKLLCKTGKNRGVGFDSSYENVGETPCPDPEITFIKDFYSQRYLDYRADFICCRQVLEHIESPVDFLTEIRKMIGDNRTVVFFEVPNADYTLKDLGIWDLIYEHRSFFSKRSLAYLFASCGFSICALNDSYNGQFLFIEAIAGTSQSSRKTGYESNMKLLLDLFVRKFHTKIRTWKKEIKTVEQSGQKIVLWGAGSKGVTFLNMIGAKKQIGYVIDINPRKQGKYIPGTGQKICSPEFLRGYQPDKIIIMNAIYKNEIQQIMNGLGVSAQLIFV; encoded by the coding sequence CCTGTCTGCAGATCATCAAATACTGATGTTTTTCTTAAGATTCCGGATGTCCCCGTCCATTGCAACCTTCTCTGGGAAACAAGCGACGATGCTTTGAACGCTCCAAGGTCCGATATTATTTTAATGTTCTGTGAAGATTGTGAACATATTTTTAATTGTGCTTTTGACCCCAGGCTAATGGAATATACGCAACAATATGAAAATTCATTACATTTTTCTCAAATTTTCCAGGGTTATGCTAAAGAATTGGCAGATAGATTGACAGAAACCTACAATTTACACGGAAAAAGTATAATTGAGATAGGATGCGGAAAAGGGGATTTCTTAAAATTGCTATGTAAAACCGGCAAAAACCGGGGAGTTGGATTTGATTCCAGTTATGAAAATGTCGGGGAGACACCCTGCCCTGATCCGGAAATTACTTTCATTAAAGATTTTTATTCGCAAAGATACCTGGATTACAGGGCTGATTTCATATGTTGCCGGCAGGTCCTGGAACATATCGAATCTCCGGTTGATTTTCTGACTGAAATTCGCAAAATGATAGGTGATAATCGTACAGTTGTTTTTTTTGAGGTCCCGAATGCAGATTATACTTTGAAGGATCTTGGAATATGGGACCTGATTTATGAGCATAGGTCATTTTTCAGCAAACGATCACTTGCTTATTTATTCGCTTCATGCGGATTCTCGATTTGTGCATTAAACGATTCATATAATGGTCAATTTCTTTTCATAGAGGCTATAGCTGGTACTTCGCAATCCAGCCGAAAAACAGGATATGAATCCAATATGAAACTTTTATTGGACCTGTTTGTAAGGAAATTCCATACTAAAATAAGAACCTGGAAGAAAGAAATCAAAACTGTTGAACAGTCCGGACAGAAGATTGTATTGTGGGGAGCCGGCTCTAAAGGTGTCACGTTCTTGAATATGATCGGGGCCAAAAAGCAGATAGGATATGTCATTGATATCAATCCCCGTAAACAGGGAAAATATATTCCGGGGACAGGCCAGAAAATATGTTCACCTGAGTTCCTGAGAGGATACCAGCCTGATAAAATAATAATAATGAATGCAATATATAAAAATGAAATCCAGCAGATAATGAATGGTTTAGGAGTATCAGCACAATTGATATTTGTTTGA
- a CDS encoding glycosyltransferase — translation MNPGSEGEKYNNKKSRVPVSFGLPVYNGEKYLEAALDSILAQTFTDFELVISDNASTDRTQEICQAYAKKDSRIRYHRIEKNRGAAWNFNNVFSLSSGAYFKWAAHDDLIAPDYLSKCIKVLEEDNSIVLCSSRTEIIDEYGTVIADYILKLNTNQTNKKIRFNLPFSRRYLARKLSVNSVKPQDRFGDAIFFHPMCFEVFGLIRSDVLRKTSLIKSYPGSDLGLLAELSLLGRFFEIPEYLFFNRDHAERSVRAHPDMHHRSVWFDSSKGGQISFPHWRFFFEYFNSTNRFSLAFYERVCCYGHLMNWLRSHSRQMAMELKFAAIYYLNPVRKKNKL, via the coding sequence ATGAATCCGGGATCAGAAGGAGAAAAATATAATAATAAAAAATCCAGAGTTCCAGTAAGTTTCGGTTTACCAGTGTACAATGGTGAAAAATATCTTGAGGCGGCGCTGGACTCAATCTTGGCCCAGACGTTTACGGATTTCGAGCTGGTAATTTCTGACAACGCCTCCACGGACAGAACGCAGGAAATCTGTCAGGCATACGCAAAGAAAGATTCCCGTATTCGTTATCACAGGATTGAGAAAAATCGCGGTGCTGCCTGGAACTTTAATAACGTATTTAGTTTATCTTCAGGTGCCTATTTCAAATGGGCTGCACATGACGACCTCATAGCTCCGGATTATCTATCAAAGTGCATAAAAGTTCTTGAGGAAGATAATTCAATTGTGCTTTGCAGTTCCAGAACTGAGATCATCGATGAATATGGGACTGTCATTGCAGACTACATTCTTAAGCTGAATACCAACCAAACCAATAAAAAAATCCGATTCAATCTTCCATTCAGCAGACGCTACTTAGCAAGAAAACTGAGTGTTAATTCCGTGAAGCCCCAGGATCGGTTCGGTGACGCCATATTCTTTCATCCGATGTGTTTTGAGGTATTCGGATTGATCCGGTCCGATGTGCTCAGGAAAACTTCACTTATCAAATCTTATCCGGGTTCTGACCTGGGTTTACTTGCCGAACTTAGCCTGCTCGGTCGGTTCTTTGAGATTCCCGAATATCTTTTTTTCAACAGGGACCATGCAGAGCGCTCTGTCAGGGCGCACCCGGATATGCACCATCGCAGTGTCTGGTTCGATTCGTCAAAGGGAGGACAGATATCATTTCCGCACTGGAGGTTTTTTTTTGAATATTTCAATTCAACAAATCGCTTTTCCCTGGCCTTTTATGAAAGAGTATGCTGCTATGGACATTTAATGAACTGGCTGCGATCCCATTCCAGGCAGATGGCCATGGAACTGAAATTTGCTGCCATATATTATTTGAATCCTGTCAGGAAAAAAAATAAATTATGA
- a CDS encoding glycosyltransferase, which translates to MNILLLAPNPPYPPNSGAKIRNFNLIKTISKYHDISVLFLVRPGEIKDVMGLEKYCTVYPLPFLAKKYGRLRSLLSRNPYETMLSCYSTKIQEQISHIINHNNFQILHVESLLMSAYVKNISTIPKVYDAHNIESDILYRTFINKFSTKSVLTFLDYLKNKKFEQDAVRSFDSCICVSEHDSKRLGAMGAQNIMMLPNCADLDYFYPVERKDFSPNIVFTGLMNWYPNVDAVKSFCRDAYPVLKEKIPEVKLYVVGRNPISTLKDIEKHTDIFLTGEVPDVRPFISNSDVCIVPLRIGGGTRLKILEYFAMEKPVISTSIGAEGIDVINGKHLIIEDDISKFPDRINELLNDPEYARYIAKNGRKLVEEKYSWDQYGEKLSQIYYNSSTK; encoded by the coding sequence ATGAATATACTTCTCTTAGCACCGAATCCGCCCTACCCGCCGAATAGTGGAGCAAAAATCAGAAATTTTAATTTAATTAAAACAATATCAAAATACCACGATATCTCCGTATTATTTTTAGTTCGTCCCGGTGAAATTAAAGATGTAATGGGACTGGAAAAATATTGTACCGTTTATCCATTACCATTCCTGGCGAAAAAATATGGGCGGCTAAGATCACTCTTATCCCGGAACCCTTATGAGACAATGTTAAGTTGTTATTCAACAAAAATTCAAGAGCAGATCTCTCATATAATCAATCATAATAATTTCCAGATTCTCCATGTTGAATCGCTTTTAATGTCGGCGTACGTGAAAAATATTTCAACCATTCCAAAAGTATATGATGCACATAATATCGAATCCGATATATTATATAGAACATTTATAAATAAATTCAGTACTAAGTCGGTTTTGACTTTCCTTGACTATCTTAAAAATAAGAAATTCGAACAGGATGCTGTCAGGAGTTTTGATTCCTGCATCTGTGTCTCTGAACACGATAGTAAAAGGCTCGGAGCAATGGGGGCGCAAAATATAATGATGCTGCCCAATTGTGCGGATCTGGATTATTTTTATCCTGTTGAACGGAAAGACTTTAGCCCGAACATAGTGTTCACCGGTCTTATGAACTGGTATCCGAATGTAGATGCAGTTAAATCTTTCTGCAGGGATGCATATCCAGTTTTAAAAGAAAAAATCCCTGAAGTCAAACTCTATGTTGTAGGAAGAAATCCCATCAGTACCCTGAAGGACATCGAAAAACACACTGATATCTTCTTAACGGGTGAGGTGCCTGACGTAAGGCCGTTTATTTCTAATTCGGATGTCTGTATAGTCCCATTGCGTATCGGTGGCGGGACACGCCTTAAAATTCTTGAGTATTTCGCCATGGAAAAGCCTGTAATTTCAACCTCGATCGGCGCGGAGGGCATTGATGTGATAAATGGAAAGCACCTGATAATAGAGGATGATATCAGTAAATTCCCTGATAGAATCAATGAATTATTAAATGACCCGGAATATGCAAGATATATTGCTAAAAATGGAAGAAAACTGGTGGAAGAAAAATACTCCTGGGATCAGTATGGAGAAAAATTGAGTCAGATTTATTATAATTCCTCCACTAAATGA
- a CDS encoding glycosyltransferase family 2 protein — MKLNNKIIYFMILSYILLSLFDIVWKYTILIILFVYILINILHLKPLKNIDTIEEPSTFPLVSIIIPAWNEEGTIKRSILNILKSTYTNFELIVIAGGEDKTFELADDLSKKDKRIKAIKQEPLGKSAALNKGLKHKQGEIVIFLDADSLVDENWLNYLVKPIINKEANITVADFKPYIENWVTTWYSLYHSYLRYVTDKKGFFGGSTAFESAVFDNGIVLDDKVIADDYYLNIQCADKYKIKFVKDSVVRTDIPGTFAGFLTNGVRWVRILLHTTLLYNNKRKNVLFTLLNATYFTSGLPVSLLLYYIIGNKASFIFLEVWFIYFSLVILLNVIKPLALYRIDGNGKWLKYGWVALVFPIFVYLVYFYAMLTYKKVTPFFKGSRKF; from the coding sequence ATGAAATTAAATAACAAAATTATATATTTTATGATCCTATCATATATATTACTCAGTCTATTTGACATTGTATGGAAATATACTATATTAATAATTTTATTTGTTTATATATTAATAAATATTCTGCATCTCAAGCCTCTTAAAAATATTGATACAATCGAAGAACCTTCGACATTCCCGCTTGTTTCTATAATTATCCCGGCATGGAACGAAGAGGGCACCATAAAGAGAAGCATATTAAATATATTAAAATCAACATATACTAATTTCGAATTAATTGTTATCGCTGGCGGAGAAGATAAAACATTTGAACTTGCAGATGATCTTTCTAAGAAAGATAAGAGGATAAAGGCAATCAAACAGGAGCCTCTCGGAAAGAGTGCGGCTTTAAATAAAGGTTTGAAACATAAACAGGGCGAAATAGTCATATTCCTGGATGCTGACAGCCTTGTTGATGAAAACTGGCTAAATTACCTGGTTAAACCGATTATTAACAAAGAGGCAAACATAACAGTTGCTGATTTCAAACCTTATATAGAAAACTGGGTAACAACATGGTATTCTTTATATCATAGTTATCTGAGATATGTAACAGATAAAAAAGGCTTTTTTGGAGGTTCAACTGCATTCGAAAGTGCCGTTTTTGATAATGGAATCGTGCTTGATGACAAAGTTATTGCAGATGATTATTATTTGAATATTCAATGTGCAGACAAATATAAAATAAAATTCGTTAAAGACAGCGTAGTAAGAACAGATATTCCCGGCACTTTTGCTGGATTTTTAACCAATGGAGTAAGATGGGTCAGGATATTATTGCATACCACATTACTCTACAACAATAAAAGAAAAAATGTCTTATTTACGCTCCTGAATGCAACTTATTTCACATCAGGGTTACCTGTATCCCTTCTTCTTTACTATATAATAGGTAATAAAGCCTCATTTATCTTTTTGGAAGTATGGTTCATTTATTTCTCACTTGTAATCCTGTTAAATGTAATTAAACCCCTGGCTTTATACAGGATCGATGGAAACGGAAAATGGTTAAAATATGGGTGGGTTGCCCTGGTTTTTCCAATCTTCGTATATCTTGTATATTTTTATGCAATGCTCACATATAAAAAAGTAACACCATTTTTCAAAGGATCAAGGAAGTTTTAA
- a CDS encoding GNAT family N-acetyltransferase: protein MEDKSIAEWKSGEIFQNNEYAGLYAKHRNYIFIKVLENTGFLIKRPVIGTVKANVFYYNGNVDEFIDGCYLLSKEKNIPLIEIQTSITDKAFLQFPHKNSGTYIINLHDDIETLWNNLNKKARNQIRQAKKKNVEVVITGSEKDFLEWWDIYSKTAGRKEFILESYNFTKELFENKTISRLFVAKIGNKIVSGNLILLSSTGVIWKLGGSNHEFSEFRPNHLLQWEIIEWSKEQGYSYYDMGGALPPRYDANGVPIDEGSGEGPSSFKRKFGGEYKEIYKFQIITNKLRYKINTALINARFKLMRHL from the coding sequence ATGGAGGATAAAAGTATCGCAGAATGGAAAAGCGGAGAAATTTTCCAGAATAATGAATATGCCGGTTTATATGCAAAGCATAGAAATTACATATTTATAAAGGTATTAGAAAATACCGGTTTTTTAATAAAAAGACCTGTAATAGGAACCGTAAAAGCTAACGTATTTTACTATAATGGTAATGTGGATGAATTCATTGATGGATGTTATTTGCTTTCGAAAGAAAAAAACATCCCCCTAATAGAGATACAAACTTCAATTACGGATAAAGCATTCTTACAATTCCCCCATAAAAATAGTGGAACTTATATAATAAATCTTCATGATGATATCGAAACGTTATGGAATAATTTGAACAAAAAAGCAAGGAATCAAATAAGGCAGGCTAAGAAAAAGAATGTTGAGGTGGTAATAACAGGCAGCGAAAAAGATTTTTTAGAGTGGTGGGATATATATTCAAAGACCGCTGGCCGTAAAGAGTTTATTTTAGAATCATATAATTTTACTAAAGAGTTATTTGAAAACAAAACGATTTCGCGGCTTTTTGTTGCAAAAATAGGGAATAAAATTGTTTCTGGCAATCTGATTTTATTATCCAGTACAGGAGTGATATGGAAATTGGGGGGCTCAAACCATGAATTTTCGGAATTCAGACCAAACCATTTACTTCAATGGGAAATTATTGAATGGTCAAAAGAACAGGGGTATTCATATTATGATATGGGGGGGGCATTACCTCCACGATATGATGCTAATGGTGTACCGATAGATGAAGGAAGTGGAGAAGGCCCAAGTTCATTCAAGAGGAAATTCGGTGGAGAGTATAAAGAAATTTATAAGTTTCAGATAATAACGAACAAATTAAGATATAAAATTAATACGGCATTAATAAATGCGCGATTTAAATTAATGAGACATTTGTAA
- a CDS encoding acyltransferase: protein MKILRTIKRIFLYIAEYIPVPFGAFRMLLYKLAGLKMEKGVTIEYGVHIGGNFENVYLKENVEIAQGVYLHAYDRIEIGKNTAVGPFAKIITNQNSRLEVNKLNRFYKPFKKPIVIGDNVYIGTGAIILPGVTVHEMAVVGAGAVVTKDVTSFTVVAGVPARVVKNLAKKENMQYGG from the coding sequence ATGAAAATTCTAAGAACAATAAAGAGAATTTTCTTGTATATAGCAGAATATATTCCGGTCCCATTTGGAGCTTTCCGGATGTTGCTCTATAAATTAGCAGGCCTGAAGATGGAAAAAGGAGTAACAATTGAGTACGGTGTGCATATAGGTGGTAATTTTGAAAATGTTTACCTTAAAGAGAATGTAGAGATCGCACAGGGCGTTTATTTGCATGCATATGACAGGATAGAAATTGGCAAAAACACTGCAGTTGGACCTTTTGCAAAGATAATTACAAACCAGAACTCCAGGTTAGAGGTCAATAAACTTAACAGGTTCTATAAGCCGTTTAAGAAACCTATAGTTATTGGAGATAACGTGTATATCGGTACTGGCGCAATTATTCTGCCAGGTGTGACTGTTCATGAGATGGCAGTTGTGGGAGCTGGTGCAGTGGTTACAAAAGATGTTACTTCTTTTACTGTAGTGGCCGGTGTTCCTGCCAGAGTTGTGAAGAACCTTGCTAAAAAGGAGAATATGCAATATGGAGGATAA
- a CDS encoding glycosyltransferase family 2 protein, with the protein MNYIIITPVKNEEKSLKDLIRSILSQSIKPALWVIVDDGSTDKTSEIIQDTRKNHSWVESIYLNEGYRDLTIHISEVIKRGFDFAQSFCKEHTMTYDCIMFLDSDMYTQDNDFFKKLLAVFEKDEDLGIASGNIQYIDASGNLQDAQSRYDTISGGEMMCRRACIEEIGGVPVSYAWESVMRVKAMLKEWKIKRFNDIKMIHSRETGSAEGLKKGYYLKGTSEYYLDMNPCIVAAKGFKYCFKRPHYLGFAYLFGYISSYIHRKEKTNDPVIREYYYYRKPREIWQYYFNNKSRRT; encoded by the coding sequence ATGAATTACATAATTATTACACCGGTTAAGAATGAAGAAAAAAGTTTAAAGGATTTAATCCGATCAATATTATCCCAATCAATCAAACCGGCATTATGGGTCATTGTAGACGATGGAAGCACTGATAAAACATCCGAGATAATACAAGATACCAGGAAAAATCATAGCTGGGTTGAAAGCATTTATTTAAATGAAGGATACAGGGATCTGACGATTCATATCTCTGAAGTTATAAAAAGAGGCTTTGACTTTGCACAAAGTTTTTGTAAAGAACATACCATGACATATGATTGTATTATGTTTCTTGATTCTGATATGTATACGCAAGACAACGATTTTTTTAAAAAACTCCTCGCCGTATTTGAAAAAGATGAGGATCTAGGAATTGCAAGTGGAAATATCCAATATATCGATGCCTCTGGTAATTTGCAGGATGCCCAAAGTCGATATGATACAATTTCAGGGGGTGAAATGATGTGCAGGAGAGCATGTATTGAGGAAATTGGCGGAGTTCCGGTATCTTATGCATGGGAAAGCGTTATGAGGGTGAAAGCAATGCTAAAAGAATGGAAAATTAAAAGATTTAATGATATAAAAATGATCCATTCAAGAGAAACAGGTAGCGCAGAAGGATTGAAAAAAGGTTATTATTTAAAAGGCACCTCTGAATATTACCTGGATATGAATCCATGTATTGTTGCTGCAAAAGGATTTAAGTATTGTTTCAAGAGACCGCATTATTTAGGATTTGCATATTTATTCGGATATATTAGCAGTTACATACATCGAAAAGAAAAAACAAATGACCCTGTAATCAGGGAATATTATTATTATCGAAAACCCAGGGAGATCTGGCAATATTATTTTAATAATAAGTCCAGAAGGACATGA
- a CDS encoding DUF354 domain-containing protein: MRILIGISHPKQVYMFKYFIKAMSARDHEVRVVLVEKEITGYLLEKFNIKYDVIGKNQPTLFKKILNLIMWEYYTLRIALEFRPDIFIGQALPHFAHVSALLKKPFIVFEDTEHVENLHKIVLPFTSAIVTSDCFKKDFGRKQVRFNGYFELAYLHPDHFRPDPSILSKMNLSKGDVFFIFRFVSWNAIHDVGQKRLSFEMKLKLIKELEKYGKVFISSETALPEDFEAYRIKVGPEMLHDLLSYATLYIGEGGTMASEAAVLGTPAIYINNLRTGYIDEQEKKYGLIFSFSEVERSYDNILGTAIKLLEQEDIKGTWAKKRDNMLKDKIDVSKFMIEFVENFPDSFSNIL, translated from the coding sequence ATGCGAATTTTAATCGGGATCTCACATCCGAAGCAAGTATATATGTTTAAATACTTCATAAAGGCGATGAGTGCGAGGGATCACGAAGTCAGGGTAGTCCTGGTTGAAAAAGAAATCACAGGATACCTTCTTGAGAAATTTAATATTAAATATGATGTCATTGGAAAAAATCAACCGACATTATTTAAGAAAATATTAAATTTGATAATGTGGGAATATTATACACTTAGAATAGCCCTGGAATTTCGGCCGGATATTTTTATAGGACAGGCTTTGCCCCACTTTGCCCATGTCAGTGCTTTATTGAAGAAACCTTTTATCGTTTTTGAAGATACCGAACACGTTGAAAATTTACATAAAATAGTATTACCATTTACTTCAGCAATAGTCACATCGGATTGCTTTAAAAAAGACTTTGGCAGGAAACAAGTTCGATTCAATGGTTATTTTGAGCTGGCGTACCTTCATCCAGATCATTTCCGGCCGGATCCGTCAATATTATCTAAAATGAACCTGAGCAAGGGCGATGTTTTTTTCATATTTCGTTTTGTTTCGTGGAATGCTATCCATGATGTTGGCCAAAAAAGATTAAGTTTTGAAATGAAATTAAAATTAATAAAAGAACTGGAAAAATATGGTAAAGTATTTATTTCATCGGAAACAGCACTTCCGGAAGATTTTGAAGCCTATCGTATCAAAGTAGGACCGGAAATGCTGCATGACCTGCTTAGCTATGCGACACTGTATATCGGAGAAGGCGGTACAATGGCCAGCGAGGCTGCCGTACTTGGCACGCCGGCGATCTACATCAATAACCTGCGTACTGGATATATTGATGAACAAGAAAAAAAATATGGTCTGATCTTCAGTTTTTCAGAAGTTGAAAGATCATATGACAATATTCTTGGAACTGCAATTAAATTATTAGAGCAGGAAGACATAAAAGGTACCTGGGCGAAAAAAAGGGATAACATGTTAAAAGATAAAATTGATGTGTCAAAATTTATGATCGAGTTTGTCGAAAATTTCCCGGATAGTTTCTCAAATATCCTGTAA